TGTGAGGAGAACTTAAAATAAATTCTTTGAACCAATCCAGGATCCAAACACCGAAATTCACTCTCGCCCTCTCTTCCCAAATTCCACCCACGAGGCCGGGATTGAATTATTGCAGACTTTCCTATCCTGTATTTCCCCACGTCTTAATTCTATGAGAGCCACGTTTCGATTTGACGCCTTGAGACGGACGGAAGATCCCAAGTAGTATGCCTCTATTTCTTGCGGTCCAACAGCTCCCTGGCTACATGCTACTAATTTCTTCACCCTTCAGAGCCAAACAAAGCAGAACTGAAGAACGCAATGGACAAGGCCAACCTTCATGTTTTCTTCCTCctattcttgatcttgagctgttTCTGCGAGTCCAACGACCAGCTAACACAGGCAAACTCACTCTCCCCCGGCGACATGCTCATCTCTGAGGGGCGAGCCTTTGCTCTTGGCTTTTTCTCCCCAACCAACTCCAGCAAGAGCTTGTACCTTGGAATCTGGTACCACAACATCCCCGGCACTGTCGTGTGGGTCGCCAATCGCGACAGCCCAATCTCCAAACTTTCATCCGTGAAGCTCACCATCACCAATAGTTCAGAGATGGTGTTGTTCGACTTATCGGAAGGACGCACTATTTGGAAGACGGTGAACACCACTTCTGAAGGTGCTGACGGAGCTATCGTGGTTCTGCTCGACTCAGGTTACTTTGTGCTCCGGTTGCCCAACGGCACGGTCGTGTGGCAAAGCATCGATCATCCCACCGACACCATACTTCCAAACACGAGGGTCTTGCTGAGCTACAAGGCCCAGGTGGTTGGACGCCTCGTTGCCTGGAAGGGCCCTGATGATCCATCTAACGGGGACTTCTCCTTAAGTATGGATCCCAGCTCGAACCTTCAACTCTTCATCTGGAACGGGAGTTTGCCGTACAAACGCTCCCTTGTCGTCAATGAAGTTTCAGTATCCGGCGGCACATACCAGAGCAACACCACCTCTGTCATGTCTCAGTATGTCTACTACACGGGGGATGAGTTGTACTACGCCTACACAGTCTCTGATGGGTCACCCTACACACGCATCTTGCTTGACTACAGAGGCAACCTGAGCCTCCTGAGCTGGAACAACACCTCATTGTCGTGGACACTTGCTTTTGACACCCCCAGTTCCTGTTTCCTCTACGCCTCTTGTGGCCCGTTCGGTTACTGCGACGCGGCAGCTGTCCCGACGACATGCCGGTGCCCTGATGGGTTCGAGCTCGTCGACAGTCTCAACTTATCCAGAGGATGCCAGAGAAAGGAAGCACTAAGATGCGGAAAGGAGAACAATTTCGTGACCATGCCCAACATGAAGGTCCCTGACAAATTCTTGCGCATTATGAATACAAGTTTCGACCAGTGTGCAGAAGAGTGCTCCAGAAACTGCTCGTGTATGGCATACGCCTACGCCAACTTGAGCAGTGCTGGGGGCACAATGGGCGACACATCGCGGTGTTTGGTTTGGACTGGGGATCTCATCGACATGGAGCAGGCCAGCTTCTATACTGAGAACTTGTACATCCGGCTTGCCGAATCTCCTGGTACGCGCGTTCCGTACATCTCATCCAGTGATCCTTCTTTCACCAGAAGTTGCATTAGTGTTTAGTACTTCG
This sequence is a window from Panicum virgatum strain AP13 chromosome 7K, P.virgatum_v5, whole genome shotgun sequence. Protein-coding genes within it:
- the LOC120640634 gene encoding LOW QUALITY PROTEIN: G-type lectin S-receptor-like serine/threonine-protein kinase B120 (The sequence of the model RefSeq protein was modified relative to this genomic sequence to represent the inferred CDS: substituted 2 bases at 2 genomic stop codons) codes for the protein MDKANLHVFFLLFLILSCFCESNDQLTQANSLSPGDMLISEGRAFALGFFSPTNSSKSLYLGIWYHNIPGTVVWVANRDSPISKLSSVKLTITNSSEMVLFDLSEGRTIWKTVNTTSEGADGAIVVLLDSGYFVLRLPNGTVVWQSIDHPTDTILPNTRVLLSYKAQVVGRLVAWKGPDDPSNGDFSLSMDPSSNLQLFIWNGSLPYKRSLVVNEVSVSGGTYQSNTTSVMSQYVYYTGDELYYAYTVSDGSPYTRILLDYRGNLSLLSWNNTSLSWTLAFDTPSSCFLYASCGPFGYCDAAAVPTTCRCPDGFELVDSLNLSRGCQRKEALRCGKENNFVTMPNMKVPDKFLRIMNTSFDQCAEECSRNCSCMAYAYANLSSAGGTMGDTSRCLVWTGDLIDMEQASFYTENLYIRLAESPVQKNGEFLKILLPIIACLLLLAFAALVWKCKQQKKKVQKKMMLEYLRSTDEAGNKNIEFPFVSFNDIVAATNNFSDTNILGKGGFGKVYKGMLDGTTEVAIKRLSKGSGQGTEEFRNEVALIAKLQQKNLVKLLGCCIHEDEKMLDYEYLPNKSLDYFLFDSARKSMVQWLTRFKIIQGVARGIMYLHQDSRLTIIHRDPKASNILLDKEMSPKISDFGMARIFCGDQHESTTNRVVGTXXWLPEYAMEGAFSVKSGTYSFGVLLLEIVSGLKISSPQLIMDFPNLIVYAWNLWKDGETEDLVDPSVKENCPFDEVSRCIHIGLLCAQDSLNCRPLMSTVVLMLESKSTTLPTPLQPVYFGRRDAEPGRGSDNRVPSMNDMSLTVVEGR